In Clarias gariepinus isolate MV-2021 ecotype Netherlands chromosome 1, CGAR_prim_01v2, whole genome shotgun sequence, one DNA window encodes the following:
- the cfap57 gene encoding cilia- and flagella-associated protein 57, translating into MALAEVHPQHVFGLRTGVRDNLHFIDDQTVVFPCGNNCARYNIHQRCYKFIAGTERSQGMQALTISPNWRYLAVSERGERGTITVYDLQHEQSRKRKVLTGGDITVQEFVCMAFSSDSKYLLGQGGGPDWTLFYWMWEKNRVMATVKSTNSGPVYQVSFNPQDNTQICVSGYGTFKLFRYVDGALKQTNSAKLETQNILSHAWMSEERTIAGTETGRLLVFESGDLRWEMSVAERITEQEPGRQTQDETSSDHDSMPQVTAIKAYSKGFACSAGPGTVCLFEKTEEKCSYRQIKEIRIPPDPCSNEPSQVEQQEIATMCISPSEETLAISTERGQIYLIALASAEMSKGVRTHFEFLSHSFHSGIITGLSVCIRKPLIATCSTDHSIRIWNYETSALELYKEFQEEVYSVALHPSGLFVLAGFSDKLCLMNLLIDDIRTFKEFSVRSCRECVFSHGGHMFAAVNGNMIHLYSTVTFDNILNLKGHIGKVRSVVWSADDGRLVSCGMNGAVYEWNALRGGRESESVLKSCSYSSVALSVDARSILAVGNDFTLKEIQDCQVLREVSSDDVIYTAVVMTHSGRTLFTGTTSGTIRAIKYPLLMQKDWTEYQAHSGPITKMVITFDDQYLLSASEDGCLFIWKITEQEGHRLKRDKEMIYAEEILITKSDLEEKNQMTLELKTRVEELKMENEYQLRLKDMSYNEKIKELTEKFIQQIESIKSENQVLKSEKEKQEVTHQGALQDIIEKHTKEQHDMESTNNQKLMLEYEKHQELQVKLQRMQESYEEKLCDLEDGHQRALEDMTQFYEVKLQEKVLELGQCQDESQQQLREFEELKKQIEEDGDLELHDIRVKYERKLWEEKETNLKLNGETRVMKKKFASLQREIDNRNLDIEKLKMEQQKLHGVIKALEKDIMGLKREIQERDETIQDKENRIYDLKKKNEELEKFKFVLDYKVNELKKQIEPRENEVKEMKEQVHEMEAELEQFRKKSTQLELTISDLKLKLKATDKERQKEIQKVRDVEAVLHRLKTDLHNCVGFIQEPKKLKESIREINERYVQKTDVEIVGMDADVQREYGRQREHMERNMDSLRKRLAKDIKVHEAKNIKLMKENVTLIKEINDLRTEVTLMRARIRDYETQSGFNKNKTKSVAGIKTASSAVSRLNFEGEAERIIEQQRLEIQRLRQEILGQGQDQGQDQSFVLPSLTNSSNLKLPALVT; encoded by the exons ATGGCTTTAGCTGAGGTCCACCCGCAGCACGTTTTCGGTTTGCGCACAGGGGTGAGGGATAATTTGCACTTTATTGACGATCAGACGGTGGTGTTTCCGTGCGGGAACAACTGCGCGCGCTACAACATCCACCAGCGATGCTACAAGTTCATTGCAG GTACTGAGAGGAGCCAGGGCATGCAGGCCCTCACCATCAGCCCTAACTGGCGCTACCTGGCTGTGTCAGAGCGTGGCGAGAGAGGCACCATCACCGTCTACGATCTGCAGCACGAACAGAGCCGTAAGAGGAAAGTGCTGACGGGCGGCGATATCACCGTGCAGGAGTTTGTCTGCATGGCATTCTCTTCTGACTCAAAGTACCTCCTGGGCCAGGGTGGAGGGCCTGACTGGACCCTCTTCTACTGGATGTGGGAGAAGAACAGAGTCATGGCTACAGTCAAGAGCACAAACTCCGGCCCTGTTTATCAG GTCAGCTTCAACCCCCAAGACAATACACAGATCTGCGTAAGTGGGTACGGCACGTTCAAGCTTTTCCGCTATGTGGATGGTGCCCTGAAACAGACCAACTCTGCAAAGCTGGAGACACAGAACATCCTGTCTCATGCATGGATGTCCGAGGAGCGCACCATCGCTGGAACGGAGACGGGACGACTGCTGGTGTTTGAGTCAGGAGACCTGCGTTGGGAGATGAGCGTGGCCGAGAGGATAACTGAACAAGAGCCTGGGAG ACAAACGCAGGACGAGACCTCATCAGATCATGACTCGATGCCACAAGTGACCGCCATCAAGGCTTATTCTAAAGGCTTCGCATGTTCAGCTGGTCCAGGAACTGTATGTCTGTTTGAGAAAACCGAGGAGAAGTGCAGCTACAGACAAATCAAGGAAATAAGA ATACCTCCAGACCCGTGTAGCAACGAGCCAAGTCAGGTGGAGCAGCAGGAGATCGCCACCATGTGTATCAGCCCATCAGAGGAGACTCTGGCCATCAGCACAGAGCGAGGCCAAATCTACCTCATCGCACTCGCCTCGGCTGAGATGAGCAAG GGAGTGCGGACTCACTTCGAgtttctgtctcactcttttcACTCGGGGATCATCaccggtctgtctgtctgcatccGCAAACCGCTCATCGCCACCTGCTCCACGGACCACTCCATCCGCATCTGGAATTACGAGACCAG TGCTTTGGAGCTGTATAAGGAGTTCCAGGAGGAGGTGTACAGCGTGGCCCTGCACCCGTCCGGCCTCTTCGTCCTGGCGGGTTTCTCTGACAAGCTCTGCCTCATGAACCTGCTCATCGATGACATCCGCACCTTCAAGGAGTTCAGCGTGCGCAGCTGCAGGGAG TGTGTGTTCAGCCACGGGGGTCACATGTTCGCCGCCGTCAACGGTAACATGATTCATCTGTACTCCACCGTGACCTTCGACAACATCCTGAACCTGAAAGGTCACATCGGCAAG GTGCGCTCGGTGGTGTGGAGTGCCGATGACGGTCGCCTGGTGTCGTGTGGGATGAACGGAGCCGTGTACGAGTGGAACGCTCTGCGAGGTGGCCGCGAGTCTGAGAGTGTGTTGAAGTCGTGCAGTTACAGCAGCGTGGCGCTCTCAGTCGACGCCAGGAGCATCCTCGCTGTGGGCAACGACTTCACACTGAAGGAGATCCAGGACTGCCAG gtCCTGAGGGAAGTGTCCTCCGATGACGTGATCTACACAGCCGTTGTCATGACTCACTCAGGCCGAACGCTCTTCACCGGAACCACCAGCGGCACCATAAGGGCCATCAAGTACCCTTTACTCATGCAAAAAGACTGGACAGAGTACCAGGCCCATTCCGGTCCAATCAccaaa ATGGTGATCACGTTTGATGATCAGTACCTGCTGAGCGCCTCTGAAGACGGCTGTCTCTTCATCTGGAAAATCACTGAGCAGGAAGGACACCGGCTGAAGAGGGACAAGGAGATGATCTATGCAGAGGAGATCCTCATCACCAAGTCTGATCTGGAGGAAAAG AACCAGATGACGCTGGAGCTGAAAACCCGCGTGGAGGAGCTGAAGATGGAGAATGAGTACCAGCTGCGTCTTAAGGACATGAGCTACAACGAGAAGATCAAGGAGCTGACGGAGAAGTTTATCCAGCAGATAGAGTCGATTAAATCTGAAAACCAG GTGCTGAAATCAGAGAAGGAGAAGCAGGAGGTCACACACCAGGGGGCGCTACAGGACATTATTGAGAAACACACTAAAGAGCAGCACGATATGG AATCCACCAACAACCAAAAGCTGATGCTGGAGTACGAGAAGCACCAGGAGCTGCAGGTGAAACTTCAGAGGATGCAGGAGAGCTACGAGGAGAAGCTGTGCGACCTGGAGGACGGACATCAGCGTGCCCTGGAGGACATGACCCAGTTCTACGAGGTCAAGCTCCAGGAGAAGGTTCTTGAGCTGGGCCAG TGTCAGGACGAGTCTCAGCAGCAGTTGCGAGAGTTTGAGGAATTAAAGAAGCAGATAGAAGAAGACGGCGACCTCGAGCTCCACGACATCCGCGTCAAATACGAACGCAAGCTCTGGGAGGAAAAGGAGACCAACCTGAAGCTCAATGGAGAGACAAGAGTGATGAAGAAGAAG TTCGCCAGCCTACAGAGGGAGATCGATAACCGCAACCTGGACATCGAGAAGCTGAAGATGGAGCAGCAGAAGCTGCATGGTGTCATCAAGGCTCTGGAGAAGGACATCATGGGACTGAAGAGGGAAATCCAGGAGAGAGACGAGACCATCCAGGACAAG GAAAACCGCATCTATGATCTTAAGAAGAAAAACGAGGAGCTGGAGAAGTTCAAATTTGTGTTGGACTACAAGGTGAACGAGCTGAAGAAACAAATCGAGCCACGAGAGAATGAAGTGAAGGAGATGAAAGAGCAGGTCCATGAG ATGGAGGCTGAGCTGGAGCAGTTCCGGAAGAAGAGCACTCAGCTGGAGCTCACCATCTCCGATCTGAAGCTGAAGCTCAAAGCCACGGATAAGGAGAGGCAGAAAGAGATACAGAAG GTCAGGGATGTAGAAGCTGTGCTGCACAGGCTTAAGACCGATCTTCACAACTGTGTGGGCTTCATCCAGGAGCCTAAGAAGCTGAAGGAGAGCATTAGAGAGATCAATGAACGCTACGTCCAGAAAACGGAT GTGGAGATAGTGGGAATGGACGCTGATGTCCAGCGAGAGTACGGCAGGCAGAGGGAGCACATGGAGAGGAACATGGACTCGCTCAGAAAGAGACTAGCAAAGGACATCAAAGTGCACGAAGCGAAGAACATCAAGCTTATGAAG gaGAATGTCACACTTATTAAGGAGATTAATGATTTGCGGACAGAGGTGACGCTGATGCGAGCGCGGATCCGTGACTACGAGACCCAGAGCGGCTTCAATAAGAACAAGACCAAGAGTGTGGCGGGCATCAAGA CAGCGTCCTCTGCGGTGTCACGGCTGAACTTTGAGGGTGAGGCTGAGCGCATCATCGAGCAGCAGCGCCTCGAGATCCAGCGGCTGAGGCAGGAAATACTGGGTCAAGGTCAAGATCAAGGTCAAGATCAAAGCTTCGTCCTGCCGAGCCTGACAAACTCATCAAACCTCAAATTACCAGCTCTCGTCACATAA
- the ebna1bp2 gene encoding probable rRNA-processing protein EBP2, which yields MSDSEDDFQLGADSEEEDCELSDGELQEAFSQGLLKPGMNVPLEEPKKAVNNVEGLKKCLAEFKRSLAWVERLDLTTPPADDIVAKVEGRAGPGAGPGGDGVRADDDFQREMYFYRQAQAAVLEALPKLQKSQIFTKRPDDYFAEMAKSDQHMQKIRKKLIQKQLAMEKSEKAKKLREQRKFGKKVQVQVLQKRQKDKKSMMAAVKKYQKGMTDKLDFLEGDDEGKKGAAAAAPSKPHINKKRANAKRKYKDSKFGFGGKKKGSKWNTKESYDDVSGFRGKVAHGKVGKKFSKGGNKNKRPGKEARRKMKQRK from the exons ATGTCGGACTCAGAAGATGATTTCCAGCTGGGAGCCGACTCTGAGGAGGAGGACTGTGAGCTCTCAGACGGAGAG CTTCAAGAAGCCTTCTCCCAGGGACTCCTCAAACCCGGCATGAACGTCCCTTTAGAAGAACCTAAGAAAGCTGTGAACAACGTG GAGGGTCTGAAGAAATGCCTGGCGGAGTTTAAGAGGAGTCTGGCCTGGGTGGAGCGACTCGACCTCACCACGCCGCCCGCCGACGACATCGTGGCTAAAGTGGAGGGGAGGGCGGGGCCGGGGGCGGGGCCGGGCGGAGACGGGGTCAGGGCAGACGACGACTTTCAGAGGGAGATGTACTT TTATCGACAGGCCCAGGCCGCGGTTCTCGAGGCGCTGCCCAAATTACAGAAGTCACAGATTTTTACTAAACGGCCGGACGATTACTTTGCAGAGATGGCCAAATCAGATCAGCACAtgcagaag atcaggAAGAAGCTGATCCAGAAGCAGCTGGCGATGGAGAAATCCGAGAAAGCCAAGAAGCTGAGAGAACAGAGGAAGTTCGGCAAGAAG GTCCAGGTGCAGGTTCTACAGAAGAGGCAGAAGGACAAGAAGTCCATGATGGCGGCGGTGAAGAAATATCAGAAAG GTATGACTGACAAACTGGACTTCCTGGAAGGAGACGATGAGGGGAAGAaaggagcagcagcagcagcaccatCCAAACCACACATCAACAAGAAACG TGCTAATGCGAAGAGGAAGTACAAGGACTCGAAGTTTGGGTTCGGCGGCAAAAAGAAAGGCTCCAAGTGGAACACGAAGGAGAGCTACGACGACGTGTCGGGATTCCGCGGCAAAGTCGCTCACGGCAAAGTGGGCAAGAAGTTCAGCAAAGGAGGAAACAAGAAC AAGCGGCCGGGGAAAGAAGCGCGCCGGAAGATGAAGCAGCGGAAGTGA
- the tmem125b gene encoding transmembrane protein 125, with protein MPGLTLLQQDVEDQVELWWFGEPCTSLLCYTSSVVLVLGLGTGGVVLLSSASSAASTSAVWRLIMGSALCILALVLVLKQLLSSAVQDMGCVRSRRRIVQLRSGGSVDPSLLLAIGLALMLSGATVLLCLASSHMLLTGTLLLSCGGAVVLSVVAYGALKYAWERRESRRRRIRRRMRVYTVTGQRSQLWRDSASSQAGLI; from the coding sequence ATGCCCGGGCTCACGTTACTGCAGCAGGATGTTGAGGATCAGGTGGAACTGTGGTGGTTTGGTGAACCATGCACGTCCCTGCTCTGCTACACCTCCTCTGTCGTCCTGGTGCTCGGCCTCGGGACCGGAGGCGTGGTGCTTCTGTCTTCAGCCAGCTCTGCGGCGTCGACCTCGGCTGTGTGGCGACTCATCATGGGCTCGGCACTCTGCATCCTGGCCCTCGTACTCGTGCTCAAGCAGTTGCTTAGCTCGGCCGTGCAGGACATGGGCTGTGTGCGCAGCCGGAGACGCATCGTGCAGCTGCGCAGCGGAGGAAGCGTCGACCCGTCCCTGCTGCTCGCCATCGGCCTGGCACTGATGCTTAGTGGTGCCACGGTGCTGCTGTGCTTGGCCTCGTCTCACATGCTGCTCACAGGGACGCTTCTCTTATCTTGCGGTGGCGCTGTGGTGCTGAGCGTGGTGGCGTATGGAGCGTTGAAGTATGCGTGGGAACGAAGAGAGAGCAGAAGGAGGAGGATACGGCGAAGGATGAGGGTGTACACAGTGACAGGACAGAGGAGTCAACTGTGGAGAGACTCGGCATCAAGTCAAGCTGGTCTGATTTGA